A single region of the Rhizobium sp. ARZ01 genome encodes:
- the phnE gene encoding phosphonate ABC transporter, permease protein PhnE, whose amino-acid sequence MAIGTVPKEFSESGTLIERHWQELSAKRRLYTWLGLGILFLGLAGSLWFANATNAGKFFDRLPHLFDFVGDMVPRDGFEVFRALFDRPSPYDDGSFKYNYPEGRLYLTESLYIPEYFYKMLETLNIAIFSTILGAVFGFILCFLATRNLMPNRFVRGFVRRMMEVLRAFPEVVLAGFFLAILSVGPLPAVIAVSIHTVGALGKLFFEVVENADMKAEEGLRAAGGNWIERVWFGIVPQVMPNFISYFLLRLEINVRASTIIGAVGGGGIGELLRLSIGQNHQAKTLAIILLLFGTIVAVDQLSAWARRRLVGDQAFRLAQ is encoded by the coding sequence ATGGCCATTGGTACCGTTCCGAAAGAGTTCAGCGAGAGCGGCACGCTGATCGAGCGCCATTGGCAGGAACTCTCCGCCAAGCGCCGCCTCTACACATGGCTCGGGCTCGGAATACTCTTCCTTGGGCTCGCCGGCTCGCTGTGGTTCGCCAATGCCACCAATGCGGGCAAGTTCTTCGATCGTCTCCCGCACCTTTTCGATTTCGTCGGCGACATGGTGCCGCGCGACGGTTTCGAGGTGTTCCGCGCCCTGTTTGATCGCCCATCGCCCTATGACGACGGCAGCTTCAAGTACAACTATCCAGAAGGCCGCCTCTATCTCACTGAGAGCCTCTACATCCCCGAGTACTTCTACAAGATGCTGGAGACGCTCAACATCGCGATCTTCTCCACCATCCTCGGCGCCGTCTTCGGTTTCATCCTTTGCTTCCTTGCAACGCGCAACCTGATGCCGAACCGGTTCGTGCGCGGTTTCGTGCGGCGCATGATGGAGGTCCTGCGCGCCTTTCCGGAGGTCGTGCTGGCTGGTTTCTTTCTTGCCATTCTGTCGGTCGGGCCGCTGCCGGCGGTGATCGCGGTGTCGATCCACACGGTCGGCGCGCTGGGCAAGCTCTTCTTCGAAGTGGTCGAGAATGCCGACATGAAGGCGGAAGAGGGCTTACGCGCTGCCGGCGGCAACTGGATCGAGCGCGTCTGGTTCGGCATCGTCCCGCAGGTCATGCCGAATTTCATCAGCTACTTCCTGCTGCGCCTCGAAATCAACGTGCGCGCCTCCACCATCATCGGTGCGGTCGGCGGCGGCGGCATCGGTGAGCTGCTGCGCCTGTCGATCGGCCAGAACCATCAGGCCAAGACGCTTGCGATCATTCTTCTGCTCTTCGGCACGATCGTCGCCGTTGATCAGTTGTCCG
- the phnD gene encoding phosphonate ABC transporter substrate-binding protein — MLKKALFGAVALLALVGHVQAEDLKEFRVGIIGGENEADRLRNFQCLGDKLKADLGFEKVSFFPAADYDGVIQGLLGGTLDYAELGASGFAKIYLADPKAVEPILTTVQTDGSTGYYSIMVARKDSGITKLEDLKGKKLGFADPDSTSGYLVPLVTLPESIGGPVKEFFGETGFGGGHENLVLEVVKGTFDAGTTWGSGVGEFKDGYTSGNLHKMVEKGILDMNDLVELWRSPLIPNGPIVVRSSMDDEMKAKFKQFMLDLPKADAACFTAVMGGDFTNFTEVNADFYKPIIEARKATIGG, encoded by the coding sequence ATGCTGAAGAAAGCTCTTTTCGGCGCCGTCGCCCTCTTGGCGCTCGTCGGCCACGTGCAGGCGGAAGACCTGAAGGAATTCCGCGTCGGCATCATCGGCGGCGAAAATGAAGCCGACCGCCTGCGCAACTTCCAGTGCCTCGGCGACAAGCTGAAGGCTGACCTCGGCTTTGAGAAGGTCTCCTTCTTCCCCGCTGCCGACTATGACGGCGTCATCCAGGGTCTGCTCGGCGGCACGCTCGACTACGCCGAACTCGGCGCTTCCGGCTTTGCCAAGATCTATCTCGCCGATCCCAAGGCGGTCGAGCCGATCCTGACGACCGTCCAGACCGATGGATCCACCGGCTACTACTCGATCATGGTGGCCCGCAAGGATAGCGGCATCACCAAGCTGGAAGACCTGAAGGGCAAGAAGCTCGGCTTCGCCGATCCGGACTCCACCTCCGGCTACCTCGTTCCGCTCGTCACCCTGCCGGAGTCCATTGGCGGACCGGTCAAGGAATTCTTCGGCGAGACAGGCTTCGGCGGCGGCCATGAAAACCTAGTTCTCGAAGTCGTCAAGGGCACGTTCGACGCTGGCACGACGTGGGGGTCGGGTGTCGGCGAGTTCAAGGACGGCTATACCTCGGGCAACCTGCACAAGATGGTAGAGAAGGGTATTCTCGACATGAACGATCTCGTGGAACTGTGGCGCTCGCCACTGATCCCGAACGGTCCAATCGTCGTGCGTTCCTCGATGGATGACGAGATGAAGGCGAAGTTCAAGCAGTTCATGCTCGATCTGCCGAAGGCCGACGCTGCCTGCTTCACCGCCGTCATGGGCGGCGATTTCACCAATTTCACCGAGGTCAACGCCGACTTCTACAAGCCGATCATCGAAGCCCGCAAGGCGACGATCGGCGGCTGA
- the phnC gene encoding phosphonate ABC transporter ATP-binding protein yields MFRLMNVTRRFGGHAAVNAVNIDIPQGQMVGVIGRSGAGKSTLLRMINRLVDPSEGSIHFGDVEVSSLRGAALRNWQRDCAMIFQQFNLVPRLDVLTNVLLGRLNHRSTALSILNMFTREERIMAIAALERLGIEQTALQMAGTLSGGQQQRVAIARALMQQPKMILADEPIASLDPLNAKVVMDALRDINEREGITVITNLHTLDTARNYCERIIGMSAGRIVFDGPARELDAAAVRAIYGAGADGAEIDETMTSTSISGVRAPLVQDNIKESAGVQPLALAGI; encoded by the coding sequence ATGTTTCGCCTGATGAACGTCACGCGCCGGTTCGGCGGACATGCCGCGGTCAACGCCGTCAACATCGACATCCCGCAGGGCCAGATGGTCGGCGTCATCGGCCGATCGGGGGCGGGCAAGTCGACGCTGCTGCGCATGATCAACCGGCTGGTCGATCCGAGCGAAGGCTCGATCCACTTCGGCGACGTGGAAGTATCCTCTCTGCGCGGTGCGGCCTTGCGCAACTGGCAGCGCGACTGCGCGATGATCTTCCAGCAGTTCAACCTTGTGCCGCGCCTCGACGTTCTGACCAATGTGCTGCTCGGTCGCCTGAACCATCGGTCCACGGCGCTCAGCATCCTCAATATGTTCACCCGCGAGGAGCGCATCATGGCGATTGCGGCGCTCGAGCGCCTCGGCATCGAGCAGACGGCGTTGCAGATGGCGGGCACGCTATCGGGTGGGCAGCAGCAGCGCGTGGCGATCGCCCGTGCCCTGATGCAGCAGCCGAAGATGATCCTCGCCGACGAGCCGATCGCCTCACTCGACCCGCTCAACGCAAAGGTGGTCATGGATGCGCTGCGCGACATCAACGAGCGCGAGGGCATCACCGTCATCACCAACCTTCACACGCTCGATACGGCCCGGAACTACTGCGAACGCATCATCGGCATGTCGGCCGGCCGAATCGTCTTCGACGGCCCTGCGCGCGAACTGGATGCCGCGGCGGTGCGCGCGATCTACGGCGCGGGCGCTGACGGTGCGGAGATCGACGAGACCATGACCTCGACGAGCATCAGCGGCGTTCGTGCGCCGCTCGTGCAGGACAACATCAAGGAATCCGCTGGCGTGCAACCGCTGGCACTGGCCGGCATCTGA
- a CDS encoding DapH/DapD/GlmU-related protein: MTKLSETPLVDPTARVSDCTLGRYTEVAERCRISETELGDYSYIMEDGSVWCATIGKFANIASSVRINATNHPMWRATLHHFTYRAADYWPDADKEEGFFAWRRAHRVSIGHDVWIGHGATILPGVTVGNGAVIGSGAVVTKDVAPYTIVGGVPAKLIRDRFGKHVAERFEKLAWWDWDHARLRSALDDFRALDAENFLARYGA, translated from the coding sequence ATGACGAAGCTGTCAGAGACGCCGTTGGTCGATCCGACGGCGCGGGTGAGCGACTGCACGCTTGGCCGCTACACTGAAGTCGCCGAGCGCTGCCGCATCAGCGAGACCGAGCTCGGGGACTACTCCTACATCATGGAAGACGGCTCCGTCTGGTGCGCCACGATCGGCAAGTTTGCAAATATCGCCTCGTCGGTGCGGATCAACGCGACGAACCACCCGATGTGGCGGGCGACGCTGCACCATTTCACCTACCGCGCCGCCGACTACTGGCCGGATGCCGACAAGGAGGAGGGCTTCTTCGCCTGGCGGCGGGCGCACCGCGTGTCAATCGGGCACGACGTCTGGATCGGCCATGGCGCGACGATCCTTCCCGGTGTCACGGTCGGCAACGGTGCCGTCATCGGCTCTGGCGCCGTCGTCACGAAAGACGTCGCCCCCTACACCATCGTCGGCGGCGTGCCGGCGAAACTGATCCGCGACCGCTTCGGCAAGCACGTTGCCGAACGCTTCGAGAAGCTCGCCTGGTGGGACTGGGATCATGCCAGGCTGCGTTCTGCACTCGACGATTTCCGCGCGCTCGACGCTGAGAACTTCCTCGCCCGCTATGGCGCGTGA
- the phnL gene encoding phosphonate C-P lyase system protein PhnL, translating into MATPLVVSEVEKSFTMHLRDGIRLPVVSDVNFSVKAGECVVLGGPSGIGKSSLLKMVYGNYGVDCGQILVEHEGKVIDLASADPRTVLAVRRVTLGYVSQFLRVVPRVAAIDVVADPLVADGELPAVARDKAAEMLARLNLPCELWQLPPATFSGGEQQRVNIARGFITEHRILLLDEPTASLDAKNREIVVGMIEEKQRAGVALLGIFHDDDVRTKVADRVVDVSAFSPRRAAA; encoded by the coding sequence ATGGCGACCCCACTCGTCGTTTCCGAAGTCGAAAAAAGCTTCACCATGCACCTGAGGGACGGCATCCGCCTGCCGGTCGTCTCCGACGTCAACTTTTCCGTCAAGGCCGGTGAGTGCGTCGTCCTCGGCGGCCCGTCCGGCATCGGCAAGAGCTCGCTGTTGAAGATGGTCTACGGCAATTACGGCGTCGACTGCGGCCAGATCCTCGTCGAACACGAAGGCAAGGTGATCGACCTCGCCAGCGCCGATCCGCGCACCGTGCTCGCCGTTCGCCGCGTCACGCTCGGCTATGTCAGCCAGTTCCTGCGCGTCGTGCCGCGCGTCGCAGCGATCGATGTCGTTGCCGATCCTCTCGTTGCAGATGGCGAGCTTCCGGCTGTAGCCCGTGACAAGGCGGCGGAGATGCTGGCGCGTCTCAACCTGCCGTGCGAGCTCTGGCAACTGCCGCCGGCCACCTTCTCCGGCGGCGAGCAGCAGCGCGTCAACATCGCGCGCGGCTTCATCACCGAGCACCGCATCCTGTTGCTCGACGAACCGACCGCCTCTCTCGACGCGAAGAACCGAGAGATCGTCGTCGGTATGATCGAGGAGAAGCAGCGGGCAGGGGTGGCTCTGCTCGGCATCTTCCACGACGACGATGTTCGCACGAAGGTGGCCGACCGGGTCGTCGACGTTTCCGCCTTCTCGCCCAGGAGGGCAGCGGCATGA
- the phnK gene encoding phosphonate C-P lyase system protein PhnK encodes MTDAPLLKVRDVSKFYGARIGCRNVSFELWPGEVLAIVGESGSGKTTLLNCLATRLMATSGTIEYRMRDGQMRDLARMGEAERRFLMRTDWGFVHQNPADGLRMTVSAGANVGERLMAVGERHYGNIRDTAGDWLRRVEIGVDRIDDQPRAFSGGMRQRLQIARNLVTSPRLVFMDEPTGGLDVSVQARLLDLVRNLVHDLGLSAIIVTHDLAVARLLSHRMMVMKDGHVIEQGLTDRVLDDPREAYTQLLVSSILQV; translated from the coding sequence ATGACCGACGCCCCCCTTCTCAAAGTCCGCGACGTCTCGAAGTTCTACGGCGCACGCATCGGCTGCCGCAATGTCTCCTTCGAGCTCTGGCCGGGCGAGGTCCTGGCGATCGTCGGCGAATCCGGCTCCGGCAAGACGACGTTGCTCAACTGCCTTGCCACCCGGCTGATGGCCACGTCCGGGACCATCGAATACCGCATGCGCGACGGGCAGATGCGGGATCTCGCCCGCATGGGCGAGGCCGAACGGCGCTTCCTGATGCGCACCGACTGGGGTTTCGTCCACCAGAACCCGGCCGACGGGCTGCGAATGACGGTCTCCGCCGGCGCCAATGTCGGCGAGCGGCTGATGGCGGTCGGCGAGCGCCACTACGGCAACATCCGCGACACAGCCGGTGACTGGCTGCGGCGCGTCGAGATCGGCGTCGACCGCATCGACGACCAGCCACGCGCCTTTTCCGGTGGCATGCGCCAGCGCCTGCAGATCGCCCGCAACCTCGTCACGTCCCCGCGCCTCGTCTTCATGGACGAGCCGACCGGCGGCCTCGACGTGTCGGTGCAGGCGCGGCTGCTCGATCTCGTCCGCAATCTCGTTCACGACCTCGGGCTTTCGGCAATCATCGTCACCCACGACCTCGCCGTCGCCCGCCTCCTGTCGCACCGGATGATGGTGATGAAGGATGGCCATGTGATCGAGCAGGGGCTGACGGACCGCGTCCTCGACGATCCGCGCGAGGCTTACACCCAGCTCCTCGTCTCTTCCATCCTGCAGGTTTGA